In the Oryza glaberrima chromosome 6, OglaRS2, whole genome shotgun sequence genome, one interval contains:
- the LOC127777466 gene encoding uncharacterized protein LOC127777466, translating to MKASSILMALSAAVLGFFIGISFPVQITPKLEYCAFLIPCGTNTNSSSSASNINILNKYMSLWAAPFSVRNSTTANFSSNATISGPKEKSKIEAEAVQVSRKKAAEERLPPGIVVRESDLHLRRLWGNPTSDVASGKQYLLTMSVGYTEKANVNATIHKLSDKFDIVLFHYDGRTSEWEEFEWSKRVVHVSARKQAKWWFAKRFLHPSIVAAYEYVFVWDEDLGVDNFTAEEYISIVRKHALDISQPGLDGTKGRRQYPVTVRRPSGDMHNSGRFVEVMAPVFSRDAWACVWHMIQNDLVHGWGLDFNFWRCVHEPEKHIGVVDAQFVVHRGVPTLVSQGNGEQDGSSAKVRSRQFEEMHTFDRRIASADKAQANATAAEQHR from the exons ATGAAAGCAAGTTCGATACTGATGGCATTATCCGCGGCCGTGCTGGGCTTCTTCATTGGCATCTCTTTTCCAGTACAAATCACACCAAAG CTTGAATATTGCGCCTTTCTAATCCCTTGCGGTACAAACACAAACTCCAGCTCCTCGGCCAGCAACATCAACATACTCAACAAGTACATGTCGTTGTGGGCGGCACCATTTTCCGTCCGTAACAGCACCACTGCCAACTTTTCGTCAAACGCCACTATTTCAGGGCCG AAGGAGAAGAGCAAGATAGAAGCAGAAGCAGTACAGGTGTCGAGGAAGAAAGCAGCAGAGGAGAGGCTGCCTCCGGGCATCGTCGTCCGGGAATCTGATCTTCATCTGCGCCGCCTCTGGGGAAACCCAACATCC GACGTGGCGAGTGGCAAGCAGTACCTTCTGACCATGTCGGTGGGTTACACCGAGAAAGCCAATGTCAATGCAACTATTCACAAG TTATCAGACAAGTTTGACATAGTGCTGTTCCATTACGACGGGCGCACAAGTGAATGGGAGGAGTTCGAGTGGTCCAAGAGGGTTGTTCATGTCAGCGCCAGGAAGCAGGCCAAATG GTGGTTTGCCAAGAGGTTCCTGCACCCGAGCATCGTTGCGGCGTACGAGTACGTGTTCGTGTGGGATGAGGATCTGGGAGTTGACAACTTCACCGCGGAGGAGTACATCAGCATCGTCAGGAAACACGCCCTGGACATCTCGCAGCCGGGGCTCGACGGCACCAAAGGGAGGAGACAGTACCCTGTCACCGTCAGGAGGCCCTCCGGCGACATGCACAACTCCGGCAGGTTCGTCGAGGTCATGGCGCCTGTCTTCTCCAGGGACGCCTGGGCATGCGTCTGGCACATGATCCAG aatgACTTGGTTCATGGTTGGGGTCTCGACTTCAATTTCTGGAGATGCGTCCAC GAGCCTGAAAAGCATATAGGTGTCGTGGATGCGCAGTTCGTAGTCCATCGCGGCGTCCCAACGCTCGTAAGCCAG GGCAATGGAGAACAAGATGGAAGTAGTGCCAAG GTGAGATCCCGGCAGTTTGAGGAGATGCATACCTTCGACCGCAGAATTGCCAGCGCCGACAAGGCCCAAGCCAACGCCACCGCAGCAGAGCAGCATCGCTGA